The DNA sequence CTTTGACCAGCCGTCTCCTCTGCTGTGTGTTAGGGTGGGGTAGGTCTAGAATCCCTTCCGTCCAAACCTTGAAGCGATCTACCGGCTTGACACGGACAGCAGATACTTAACTATAGGCGCTacgctatctctctctctagagcaggatacaacaacaaaaaaacggaagaagttgaagcaaaaaacaaatagcTACCGTTTGACAATGCTCTCTctatatatctctctctcgcggTTCCTTTCCCTGTGAGATGCGTGTGCATCTATCGCCCGCAGACCCGGTACTATCTGCTTTTGGCCTGTCCAACATCCAACCGCTTCATTCCTACCCGGTTACGCGGTGGCTAGCCGAGAAACTTCTGGTCCGCCACGCCGTTGCTGGCGAGGAAGTGGTCGAGCCACTGCTCGATGACCGGCAGATTCTCATCGCTCCACTTCGTCTCCTCCTTGATGTTCTTCAGCGACTTCTCGATGATGTGCTCCGCGGTGCCGAACTCGCCCTGGTGCTGCACGTACAGCTGCGACACCATGTCGTACCCTTCCTGCGTGGTGAACAGGCCGGTCGCCGAGTTGATCATATTGTCCCACAGCGACTCGCGGTCCTTGAAGCTGCAAGTAGTGCGCGCAGTGGGAAAGGGTGTGCGTGAGTGCTGTGCTATGGTTTTTTGGAGCTCTTGTTGGTGATGAGGAGCGATAGTTTGTGCCATAAGCTTGATGTGCAAACCAATACCAATCATACCAATGATTTGGAAAACAACTCGTTTTTAGAATGGCGAATGAGTCACTGGAGCGGAAATTCTCAATCTGGATTCGACTGAATTCTCAAAATTCGTGTCGTACGTTGACTTCATGAACTTCTTATGTTCATATGTATGGAAATATGTCCTGTAGAGTTCATTTTCTCCATCATAGCAGAGTCAAGTCATCAGAATAGAATAATTCTGCACTTCTGATTTCAAAACATTCGTTAAAAGGTTAATAGTTGTCCAAGTTTGGAGGTGTAGCTTTGGATGTAATAGTTAGATGCAGTTCGGCAAAAGCCGCAGAAATGTCATCGTGAAGTCATCGATATTTGATCGTTCGGAACGAATCTAATCCTCTCAATTCCAAAGAGTACACTTACGAGTTTCAGTCCAAAATCAATCGCATTTCCAAAGAACACTTACCGCAGCTTGATTGCATCCCAGTTGTTCTTCAGGAAGTTGAAGAGCGTCGAGTAGCCGCTCGACCCGCCGGACAGCATCTTGAAGATCAGGCTAATATCGTTGTCGGTAAAGTTGCCGTTGTCCTCCAGCACCATGATGTTCAGCAGCCGGTCGATCTTGAACGGTTGGCTCGGGCAGCCGGCCAGCGTCTTCAGCAGGTACGTGCGCTCGCTCTTGACGCGCGACTCCGGGAAGTTGATGACGCGCTGCAGCCCAAACTCCCACTCCTCGCGCGTGCCCCACTTGAACACCGGGCAGATGAACTGATTCGCCACGCTGAAACGAGATCACATTGTTGCGCGTGAGCGCTAGCACCACGCCAATTGTTGGGTACCTCCACACTTACGGATTGCCCGCGTCCGGGTCCGGGCTGTCCATCCACTTCTTGAACGCGCGCTGCGCCTCCTCGATGCACGGCTTGTACCCGGCGCGGCACAGGAAGTTCTTCGCCAGCGAGCGAAGGTTCGCCTTCCACATCTCCTCGCTCTCCTGCTGGTTGCCGACCAGCTCCTCGTACAGTGGCGTCAGCAGCGTGCGGACGTACATCTCGAACTTTTTGTGCACCGCCGACATGTCGATGTGCCGGCCGATATGGTCGATCAGCGTGAAGACGGGATTCCACACCAGATGGTTGCGCTCGTACTTCATGAAGAGCGTCATGTTGAAGGCCGTGCCGAAGCTAAGATCGCCCGCGTACGCCAGGTTCCAGGCGTCGTGCAGCAGCTTCGCTCTGGGAAGTGTTGGACCAATATCCAGACACGGAGGTGTTTGCgtacgggcatgttgttgggTGGGAATgggcaaattcaatattttggaaATCTACatacatctctaaagattcatgaatccttaGATACTCTCAGAGATATtcagagattcatgaatctttgaagattcatgagTCTTTGATGGGAGATTTGCGAAACTTtaatgattcatgaatctttgaaaaatcgactcgaaattcgaatcactcatcactgaagattcatatcAATGAATCTCAACAAAAGATTCGTGAAACCCAACACTGCGCTAAACACATGCACAGGCATGTATCCCTTACCGTGTGTACACCGGAATCAGGGTGCGGCTTTCCTCCTTCTGCAGGAAGGTCGCGAGCAGGTTCCAGTTCCGCTCGTCGTAGTTCACCGGGAACGGGCCAATCTCCTCCGGGTTGACGATGATGAACTCGTCCGGTCCGGGCAGCTCGTCCAGCGTTACCTCGCGCACCTGCTTCATCCACCGGATCGTGCTGACGTTGCCGAAGCTGAGCCGATCCtgccgcaccaccaccagcggtATCCACCAGAGCATCTTGTCCTGTTCCGGCACGTCGTGCGGCCGCTCGCGCAGGTACAGCCGCTGCGTCACGGTCGCGGTACGGTTCGCGTACGATCGCACCACGCGCACCATCGGGATGCGGTCCTTGGTGATCCACGAGTTGACCACGTCGTTCACGGTGACCGATTCGCACAGCCGCTGGTCGAGGTGGGCCTGCTTGGTGAGCGCCTCCCACACGTCCTCGCCGTAGAACGTTTTGTACTCGCGGTGCTGGATGAAGCGCTGCAGGCCGCGCCGGAACGTCGCCTCGCCGAGCGTGTAGTTGAGCATGCGCAGCACCAGCTCGGTTTTGCTGCACGTCGTCTCCTGCTTCATCGCGGTGATGCGCGAGTGCGGGTAGCGCTTGCTGAACTCGTAGTAGATCGAGTACAGGATGGTCATCGGGTACTTGCCCTCGAACTCGTCGCCGCCGTCGATTTTGATGGCGGTGTCGGCGGACAGGAAGCCGGCGATCGCCTTGTTCACGTGCGCATCGCTCCACCAGTGCTGTTGGGAAGAGGGTGAAACGTGTTACTTAATCGCAGGAAAGGATGCTACAGCGCTCTACGCGCTCTCCTACCGGAGTAATCCACGAGCCGAGCCACTGGTAGACGAGCTCCTGGGCCAGGTTGTAGTATCCTCTCATCAGCTCACTTTCCCTGCAAACGACCCCAACCAATAGACAAATGAATGACTTGCTGCAATGGCACATTGTTGCTGACCACCTACTTGAACACGATCAAGCCCCAGTTGTCCGCCGGTTTGACGTACGAGAACCCGGGCAGCGCCACCACGTCCAGCTTTTCCAGCGGCAACGGCACACCCCAGTACTCCTGCAG is a window from the Anopheles merus strain MAF chromosome X, AmerM5.1, whole genome shotgun sequence genome containing:
- the LOC121592045 gene encoding aminopeptidase N, yielding MGRHPLSLVMVVLAIMLLPYGYTWKEYRIRRSIDLSAANPLISDTKLPTDLVPSGYSLHLHPVLDRSIFSGRVNITLLCAKATNQINLHAHHDLTVDELELEVVRIGGAEGGTKVPIRRVDRVPKKPLLVIYFHDALTAGAAYEVRLRFVGNIWENVEGIFEGKYKQQQQQSTGPSEPAGTESEGVTEPEEHSFIGTYFRPHHARRVFPCFDEPSYKVPFNVSIVRPRTHHVLFNTALERTVDTGDGKHVIDVFKQTAPMSTFTFGFLVSDLQQVTPSLSDEKEDERLKPTIRVWARRDFQKNVADVQQRVKLALRKLQEYWGVPLPLEKLDVVALPGFSYVKPADNWGLIVFKESELMRGYYNLAQELVYQWLGSWITPHWWSDAHVNKAIAGFLSADTAIKIDGGDEFEGKYPMTILYSIYYEFSKRYPHSRITAMKQETTCSKTELVLRMLNYTLGEATFRRGLQRFIQHREYKTFYGEDVWEALTKQAHLDQRLCESVTVNDVVNSWITKDRIPMVRVVRSYANRTATVTQRLYLRERPHDVPEQDKMLWWIPLVVVRQDRLSFGNVSTIRWMKQVREVTLDELPGPDEFIIVNPEEIGPFPVNYDERNWNLLATFLQKEESRTLIPVYTRAKLLHDAWNLAYAGDLSFGTAFNMTLFMKYERNHLVWNPVFTLIDHIGRHIDMSAVHKKFEMYVRTLLTPLYEELVGNQQESEEMWKANLRSLAKNFLCRAGYKPCIEEAQRAFKKWMDSPDPDAGNPVANQFICPVFKWGTREEWEFGLQRVINFPESRVKSERTYLLKTLAGCPSQPFKIDRLLNIMVLEDNGNFTDNDISLIFKMLSGGSSGYSTLFNFLKNNWDAIKLRFKDRESLWDNMINSATGLFTTQEGYDMVSQLYVQHQGEFGTAEHIIEKSLKNIKEETKWSDENLPVIEQWLDHFLASNGVADQKFLG